A window from Hemicordylus capensis ecotype Gifberg chromosome 2, rHemCap1.1.pri, whole genome shotgun sequence encodes these proteins:
- the LOC128347153 gene encoding zinc finger protein 239-like: MEDENPTGPPSGQGSEETGDAPHDFQAGSWEESLPRRPREQARQEHNEGQDQTQGAQREEFQEGMERLHMLTEASGQLKAKALLPSMELEMGVCQHPPLMPEGAALCNEPPALLATSKQNTKACQSSRERVGRRHVKNQKLHRKTFKCSVCGETFRCCSYFTKHNRTHRGENPYPCLQWGKSFSRIWHLISHERTHTREKPYTCFQCGKSFAQKSHLTRHQRIHTGEKPYACLQCGKSFAQKTDLTRHQRTHTGEKPYACLQCGKSFAQKPQLTRHQRFHTREKSFACLQCGKSFSQKIDLTRHQRIHTGEKPYACLQCGKSFTQKTNLTRHQRIHGGEPYACLQCGKSFAQKRYLTIHQRIHTWE, translated from the coding sequence ATGGAAGACGAAAACCCAACTGGCCCGCCATCAGGACAAGGGTCGGAAGAAACAGGAGACGCCCCTCATGACTTCCAGGCAGGGAGTTGGGAGGAATCCTTGCCAAGGAGACCAAGAGAACAGGCTAGACAGGAACACAACGAGGGACAGGATCAGACCCAGGGAGCCCAAAGGGAGGAGTTCCAGGAGGGAATGGAGAGACTGCACATGCTCACAGAAGCCTCAGGCCAGCTGAAGGCTAAAGCATTGCTGCCCTCCATGGAGTTAGAGATGGGAGTCTGCCAGCATCCCCCACTGATGCCAGAGGGGGCTGCACTCTGCAATGAGCCTCCAGCACTCTTGGCTACTTCCAAACAAAACACTAAAGCCTGCCAATCCAGTAGAGAAAGGGTTGGGAGGCGCCATGTCAAAAATCAAAAACTTCACAGGAAAACATTtaaatgctcagtgtgtggagaAACTTTCAGGTGCTGCTCATATTTTACTAAGCATAATAGAACGCACAGAGGAGAGAATCCATATCCGTGCTTGCAGTGGGGAAAGAGCTTTTCTCGTATCTGGCACCTTATTTCCCATGAAAGAACCCACACAAgggagaagccatatacatgttttcaatgtggaaaaagctttgcTCAGAAATCTCAccttactagacatcaaagaatccacacaggagagaaaccatatgcctgcttgcagtgtgggaaaagctttgctCAGAAAACTGATCTcactagacatcaaagaacccacacaggggagaaaccatatgcatGCTTGCAGTGTGGTAAAAGCTTTGCTCAGAAACCTCAacttactagacatcaaagatTCCATACAAGGGAGAAatcatttgcatgcttgcaatgTGGAAAAAGCTTCTCTCAGAAAATTGATCTcactagacatcaaagaatccacacaggggagaaaccatatgcatgcttgcagtgtgggaaaagcttcactcaGAAAACTAATCTcactagacatcaaagaatccacggGGGAGAACCATATGCATGCTtgcagtgtgggaaaagctttgctCAAAAACGTTATCTtactatacatcaaagaatccacacatgGGAGTAA